In Collimonas arenae, a single genomic region encodes these proteins:
- a CDS encoding N-acetylmuramoyl-L-alanine amidase, whose translation MSRSTEICSKPLKSKTRRTVLKAGGTLLISVLVPSVARAAQIVAVRVWPADDYTRVTLENDSDLKTSHFVVQNPDRMVVDIEGIELNSTLKELVAKIQPNDPYIKQVRVGQNRPGVVRLVFDLKEEVKPQVFTLPPVAGYQHRLVFDLYPVNPPDPIAMMIEKGEWPSSTPGEVTPPVAQTKPDPKPAPTLQPQPQPQPDQSQIARNDPKPERSSNLTRMITIALDPGHGGEDPGATGSGGNHEKHVVLSIAKRLKARIEQQPNMRVMLTRDADFFVPLGVRVQKARKVQADLFVSIHADAFVTPSARGSSVFALSEKGASSTAARWLANKENSADMIGGINIKSHDRQLASVLLDLSTTAQISDSMKLGGAVLGEIGGINKLHKGSVEQAGFAVLKAPDIPSILIETAFISNPEEEAKLTDNAYQDQMADAILKGIKKYFAHNPPLARNVLT comes from the coding sequence ATGTCTCGCTCGACTGAAATTTGCTCCAAACCTCTAAAATCGAAGACCCGCCGCACTGTGCTAAAAGCGGGGGGGACCCTGCTCATTTCGGTGCTGGTGCCAAGCGTGGCTCGGGCCGCACAAATTGTCGCAGTACGGGTCTGGCCGGCGGATGACTACACCCGCGTCACCCTGGAAAACGACTCGGATCTGAAAACCAGCCATTTCGTGGTGCAAAACCCGGATCGCATGGTCGTCGACATCGAAGGCATCGAACTCAACTCAACCCTGAAAGAGCTGGTCGCCAAGATCCAGCCTAACGATCCCTATATCAAGCAAGTCCGCGTCGGCCAGAACCGCCCGGGTGTGGTGCGGCTGGTGTTTGACCTCAAGGAAGAAGTCAAACCCCAGGTATTCACCCTGCCGCCGGTAGCCGGCTACCAGCACCGCTTGGTGTTTGACTTGTATCCGGTCAACCCGCCCGACCCAATCGCAATGATGATCGAAAAAGGCGAATGGCCCTCTTCCACTCCGGGGGAAGTTACGCCACCGGTTGCGCAAACCAAACCCGATCCCAAGCCTGCGCCGACGCTGCAACCACAGCCGCAACCGCAGCCGGATCAATCACAAATCGCCCGCAACGATCCCAAGCCTGAACGCAGCTCGAACCTGACCCGCATGATCACCATCGCGCTGGATCCCGGCCATGGCGGCGAAGATCCGGGCGCGACCGGCAGCGGCGGCAATCATGAAAAACACGTGGTGCTGTCGATCGCCAAACGCCTCAAGGCGCGCATTGAACAACAGCCCAACATGCGGGTCATGCTGACGCGCGATGCCGATTTCTTCGTGCCGCTCGGCGTGCGTGTGCAAAAAGCCCGCAAGGTACAAGCCGACCTGTTCGTCTCCATCCACGCAGATGCGTTTGTGACGCCGTCTGCACGCGGCTCGTCGGTGTTTGCCCTGTCAGAGAAAGGCGCCAGCTCAACCGCAGCGCGCTGGCTCGCCAACAAGGAGAATTCGGCCGACATGATCGGCGGCATCAACATCAAGAGCCATGACCGCCAGCTGGCCAGCGTCTTGCTCGATTTATCGACCACGGCGCAGATCAGCGACAGCATGAAACTGGGCGGCGCGGTATTGGGCGAAATCGGCGGCATCAACAAATTGCACAAGGGTTCAGTGGAACAAGCCGGCTTTGCGGTGCTGAAGGCGCCTGATATTCCGAGCATCCTGATCGAGACAGCCTTCATTTCCAATCCGGAAGAAGAAGCCAAGCTGACCGACAATGCCTATCAGGACCAGATGGCGGATGCGATCCTGAAGGGCATCAAGAAGTACTTTGCCCACAATCCGCCGCTGGCGAGGAATGTCCTCACCTGA
- a CDS encoding VTT domain-containing protein — protein MDFMQFVDIILHVDKSLGFLIREYGTLVYMVLFLIVFCETGLVVFPFLPGDTLLFIGGAFCATGEMNIWLLMALLLIAATTGNTLNYWIGSLIGHKVYTHDYRWLDKNALQKTHAFYEHHGGKTIILSRFVPIVRTFAPFVAGVSEMTFSKFQFFNIIGALAWVVGLVSAGYFFGNIPVIRDHLNTIVLIGVGAAVVPVALGGLWKFYKKMRGA, from the coding sequence ATGGACTTTATGCAATTCGTCGACATCATCCTGCATGTCGATAAATCCCTGGGGTTCCTGATTCGGGAATACGGCACGTTGGTGTACATGGTGCTATTCCTGATCGTGTTTTGCGAAACAGGCCTGGTGGTATTCCCGTTCCTGCCCGGCGATACCTTGCTGTTCATCGGCGGTGCGTTTTGTGCGACCGGCGAGATGAATATCTGGCTGCTGATGGCATTGCTGCTCATTGCGGCGACTACCGGCAACACGCTGAATTACTGGATCGGCAGCCTGATCGGGCATAAGGTCTATACCCACGACTATCGCTGGCTGGACAAGAACGCCTTGCAAAAGACCCATGCGTTCTATGAGCACCACGGCGGCAAGACCATTATCCTGTCGCGTTTCGTGCCGATCGTGCGCACTTTCGCGCCGTTTGTGGCGGGGGTGTCGGAAATGACGTTTTCCAAATTCCAGTTTTTTAATATTATCGGCGCGCTAGCCTGGGTGGTTGGCCTGGTGTCCGCCGGCTATTTCTTTGGCAATATTCCTGTCATCCGTGATCACCTCAACACGATCGTGCTGATAGGGGTTGGCGCGGCAGTCGTGCCGGTGGCGCTGGGCGGTCTGTGGAAGTTCTACAAGAAGATGCGCGGCGCCTGA
- the xerD gene encoding site-specific tyrosine recombinase XerD: MRRSKAELQARPVLNAEHQTAIDEFCDSLWLEDGLAKNSLEAYRRDMTLFALWLQEQPDYKPLFAVQAGDLNAYFLAKHDSSKATSSNRRLAVLKRFYLLALRQNRISTDPCLHLRSAKQAPRFPKVLSEAQVEALLAAPDVSTPLGLRDRTMLELMYASGLRVSELVLLKSLEVGMNEGVLRITGKGNKTRLLPFGEEARNWIVRYLKDARGQILDGQMDDALFVTARGGAMTRQMFWTLIKKYAAKAVINAPLSPHTLRHAFATHLLNHGADLRVVQLLLGHADISTTQIYTHVARERLKALHAAHHPRG; the protein is encoded by the coding sequence GTGAGAAGATCCAAGGCCGAACTCCAGGCCAGACCAGTGCTCAACGCCGAACATCAAACCGCCATCGACGAGTTTTGCGATAGCTTGTGGCTGGAAGACGGCCTGGCCAAGAATTCGCTGGAAGCCTATCGGCGCGACATGACCTTGTTTGCCCTGTGGCTGCAGGAGCAGCCGGACTACAAGCCATTGTTTGCGGTCCAGGCCGGCGATCTGAACGCCTATTTCCTGGCCAAGCACGACAGCAGCAAGGCGACTTCGTCGAATCGCCGCCTGGCGGTGCTGAAGCGATTCTATCTGCTGGCGCTGCGGCAAAATCGCATCAGTACCGATCCCTGCCTGCATCTGCGTTCGGCCAAGCAGGCGCCGCGCTTTCCCAAGGTATTGTCGGAAGCGCAGGTAGAGGCGCTGCTGGCGGCGCCTGACGTCAGTACGCCGCTCGGCCTGCGTGACCGCACCATGCTGGAGCTGATGTACGCCAGCGGTTTGCGCGTATCCGAGCTGGTGCTGTTGAAATCGCTGGAAGTCGGCATGAACGAAGGCGTCTTGCGAATTACCGGCAAGGGCAATAAAACCCGTTTGCTTCCATTTGGCGAAGAAGCGCGCAACTGGATCGTGCGTTATCTGAAAGACGCGCGTGGCCAGATCCTGGATGGGCAGATGGATGACGCCCTGTTTGTGACGGCGCGCGGAGGCGCCATGACGCGGCAGATGTTCTGGACCCTGATCAAGAAATACGCTGCCAAGGCGGTGATCAACGCCCCGTTGTCGCCGCATACCCTGCGCCACGCATTCGCCACCCATCTGTTGAATCACGGCGCGGACTTGCGCGTTGTGCAGCTATTGCTGGGACATGCCGATATATCGACCACGCAGATTTATACGCATGTGGCGCGGGAGCGTCTGAAAGCCTTGCATGCGGCACATCATCCGCGCGGCTAG
- a CDS encoding methylated-DNA--[protein]-cysteine S-methyltransferase, which yields MNIISDSPLKRVAGGQLPAQHFTAVVAAPFGAVGIRTDAGLLRELVYLPPSFHEKDASDALSARVAEQVCRYFAQPDFRFDLPLAPLGTAFQHRVWKAISAIPRGEILTYGQVAKLIESAPRAVGQACGANWFPLVIPCHRVTASGGIGGFSHHDDADGFHLRVKRWLLQHEGVTGL from the coding sequence ATGAATATAATCTCTGATAGTCCGCTTAAGCGCGTAGCCGGCGGTCAGTTGCCTGCCCAGCATTTCACTGCCGTGGTCGCCGCGCCATTCGGTGCGGTCGGCATCCGTACCGACGCCGGCCTGTTGCGCGAACTGGTCTATCTGCCTCCCTCATTCCACGAAAAAGATGCCAGCGACGCCTTGTCTGCACGGGTGGCCGAGCAGGTTTGTCGTTATTTCGCACAACCTGATTTTCGCTTCGACCTGCCGTTAGCGCCTCTTGGCACCGCTTTTCAGCACAGAGTGTGGAAAGCGATTTCTGCCATACCGCGCGGCGAAATTCTCACTTATGGCCAGGTCGCCAAGCTGATCGAATCGGCGCCGCGCGCGGTCGGCCAGGCTTGCGGCGCCAACTGGTTTCCGCTGGTGATTCCCTGCCATCGCGTGACCGCATCCGGCGGCATAGGCGGCTTTTCCCATCACGATGATGCCGACGGCTTTCATCTGCGGGTCAAGCGCTGGCTGCTGCAGCACGAAGGCGTGACCGGCTTGTGA
- a CDS encoding AEC family transporter, with translation MYIVNLLLPDFSLILLGTVLYRISNWESAFWTGAEKLVYFLLFPALLFYSTARTPLSFDTSGKMLAVGMCALSGAIILTWLGKPWIKAAPMDYESGMQTSYRFNSYMALALAARLGGEQATGMMAMLIGFGVPLCNLAAVHALAHKSGGLFKELARNPLLIATACGLLYSLCGLPMPEVAGAVLSRLGNAALALGLLLVGAGLRLSGIHQAKGLSAYFLMIKLMAVPAMAWLLGQWAGLAPAQLQIVVLFCALPTASSAYILAARMGGNGPLVAVLISVGTMLSALTLPFWLWMLQH, from the coding sequence ATGTATATCGTCAACCTGTTACTTCCCGATTTTTCTTTGATATTGCTGGGAACGGTTTTGTACCGTATTAGCAACTGGGAAAGCGCATTCTGGACCGGGGCGGAAAAGCTGGTGTATTTCCTGCTCTTCCCCGCTTTGCTTTTTTATTCCACTGCCCGCACCCCGCTCAGCTTCGACACCAGCGGCAAGATGCTAGCGGTAGGCATGTGCGCACTGTCCGGCGCCATCATCCTGACCTGGCTGGGCAAGCCATGGATCAAGGCCGCGCCGATGGATTATGAATCCGGCATGCAAACCAGCTACCGCTTCAATTCCTATATGGCGCTGGCTTTGGCGGCGCGGCTGGGCGGCGAGCAGGCCACCGGCATGATGGCCATGCTGATCGGCTTTGGCGTGCCCTTGTGTAACCTGGCGGCGGTGCATGCGCTGGCGCACAAGAGCGGCGGCCTGTTCAAGGAGCTGGCGCGCAATCCGCTGCTCATCGCCACCGCCTGTGGCTTACTGTACAGTTTATGCGGCTTGCCCATGCCGGAAGTCGCCGGCGCTGTGCTGTCGCGGCTGGGCAACGCTGCACTGGCGCTGGGCTTGCTGCTGGTTGGCGCGGGTTTGCGCCTGAGCGGCATCCATCAAGCCAAGGGACTATCGGCGTATTTCCTGATGATCAAACTGATGGCGGTACCCGCCATGGCCTGGCTGCTGGGACAATGGGCAGGCCTGGCGCCAGCGCAGTTGCAGATCGTCGTGCTGTTTTGCGCCCTGCCTACCGCCTCCAGCGCCTATATCCTGGCAGCCCGCATGGGTGGCAACGGTCCTTTGGTAGCAGTCTTGATTTCAGTCGGCACCATGTTGTCAGCCTTGACCTTGCCGTTCTGGCTGTGGATGCTGCAGCACTAA
- the aceE gene encoding pyruvate dehydrogenase (acetyl-transferring), homodimeric type, translating to MSAQLDQVLAQAANDPDVIETQEWLDALEAVIETEGPERAHYLMERMVDLARRRGAQIPFSSNTAYVNTIPAHMGEPCPGNLEIEERLRSWMRWNAMAMVVKANRLDGDLGGHLSSFASLANMLGIGFNHFWHAPSENHGGDLLYIQGHSSPGIYARAFLEGRLTEDQLLHFRREVDGKGLSSYPHPKLMPDFWQFPTVSMGLGPLMAIYQARFLKYLHARSIADTANRKVWAFCGDGEMDEPESMGAIGMAGRERLDNLVIVVNCNLQRLDGPVRGNGKIIQELESDFRGAGWNVVKVIWGAGWDDLLARDKEGILQRVMMETVDGEYQNYKAKDGAFVRKHFFGKHPKLLELVSKMSDDDIWHLTRGGHDPHKIYAAFKVAQEHKGQPTVLLVKSIKGYGFGKSGEARNTAHNTKKLDDEAIKAMRDRFQLPIPDDKLAEVPFFKPSDDTPEMQYLHARRKELGGYLPQRRQKADEELIVPELSAFKGALEATAEGREISTTQAYVRILNTLLRDPSLGQRVVPIMVDESRTFGMEGLFRQIGIFSQVGQLYEPVDKDQVMYYREDKAGQILQEGINEAGGMSSWIAAATSYSTNNRVMIPFYTYYSMFGLQRIGDLAWAAGDMRARGFLLGGTAGRTTLNGEGLQHEDGHSHVLASTIPNCVPYDPTFSHEVAVIMHDGLRRMVTNQEDVFYYLTLMNENYSHPGLKEGQEEGIIKGLYLLQESGKKNKLRVQLMGSGTILREVIEGAALLANDWGVDADVWSAPSFTLLARDGQDVERWNMLHPTDTPRVAHITQCVKDTQGPIIVSTDYMRTFAEQTRAFIPAGRTFKVLGTDGFGRSDTRAKLREFFEVDRHYVAVAALKALADEGKIEASVVAAAITKYGINPDKPNPVTQ from the coding sequence ATGTCAGCCCAGCTCGACCAGGTTTTGGCCCAAGCCGCCAACGATCCAGATGTCATAGAAACCCAAGAGTGGCTTGACGCGCTCGAAGCTGTTATTGAAACCGAAGGCCCTGAACGCGCGCATTATCTGATGGAAAGAATGGTTGACCTGGCGCGTCGTCGCGGCGCCCAGATCCCGTTTTCCAGCAATACCGCTTACGTCAACACTATTCCGGCCCACATGGGCGAGCCTTGTCCTGGCAACCTGGAAATCGAAGAGCGCCTGCGCTCGTGGATGCGCTGGAATGCTATGGCGATGGTGGTCAAGGCCAACCGCCTCGATGGCGACCTCGGTGGCCACCTGTCCAGCTTTGCATCGCTGGCCAACATGCTGGGCATCGGCTTCAACCATTTCTGGCACGCGCCTTCCGAAAACCACGGTGGCGATCTGCTGTACATCCAAGGCCACTCGTCGCCAGGCATCTACGCCCGCGCTTTCCTCGAAGGCCGCCTGACTGAAGACCAACTGCTGCATTTCCGCCGCGAAGTCGACGGCAAAGGCCTGTCGTCTTACCCGCATCCGAAGCTGATGCCTGACTTCTGGCAATTCCCGACTGTGTCGATGGGCCTGGGCCCGCTGATGGCGATCTACCAGGCGCGTTTCCTCAAATACCTGCACGCACGCAGCATCGCCGATACCGCCAACCGCAAGGTCTGGGCTTTCTGCGGCGATGGTGAAATGGATGAGCCGGAATCGATGGGCGCCATCGGCATGGCCGGTCGCGAGCGTCTCGACAACCTGGTCATCGTGGTCAACTGTAACCTGCAGCGCCTGGACGGTCCGGTGCGCGGCAACGGTAAGATCATCCAGGAACTGGAGAGCGATTTCCGCGGTGCCGGCTGGAATGTGGTCAAAGTCATCTGGGGTGCAGGCTGGGACGATCTGCTGGCGCGCGACAAGGAAGGTATCCTGCAACGCGTGATGATGGAAACCGTCGACGGCGAATACCAGAACTACAAGGCCAAGGACGGCGCTTTCGTGCGCAAGCATTTCTTCGGCAAGCATCCGAAATTGCTGGAACTGGTCAGCAAGATGTCCGACGACGACATCTGGCATCTGACCCGCGGCGGCCATGATCCGCACAAGATTTACGCTGCCTTCAAAGTGGCGCAAGAACACAAGGGCCAGCCGACCGTATTGCTGGTCAAGAGTATCAAGGGTTATGGCTTCGGCAAATCGGGCGAAGCGCGCAACACCGCACACAACACCAAGAAGCTGGACGACGAGGCGATCAAGGCCATGCGTGACCGCTTCCAGTTGCCGATCCCGGACGACAAGCTGGCTGAAGTGCCATTCTTCAAGCCATCCGACGACACGCCGGAAATGCAATATCTGCATGCCCGCCGCAAAGAGCTGGGCGGCTACCTGCCGCAACGTCGCCAGAAGGCCGACGAAGAGCTGATCGTGCCGGAACTGTCTGCATTCAAGGGCGCGTTGGAAGCGACCGCCGAAGGCCGTGAAATTTCCACTACCCAGGCTTACGTCCGTATCCTGAATACATTGCTGCGCGACCCGAGCCTGGGCCAGCGCGTGGTGCCGATCATGGTCGACGAATCGCGTACCTTCGGTATGGAAGGTCTGTTCCGCCAGATCGGTATTTTCAGCCAGGTCGGTCAGCTGTATGAGCCAGTCGATAAAGACCAGGTGATGTACTACCGTGAAGACAAGGCCGGCCAGATTCTGCAGGAAGGCATCAATGAAGCCGGCGGCATGAGTTCGTGGATTGCTGCGGCAACGTCGTACTCGACCAACAACCGGGTCATGATTCCGTTCTACACCTATTACTCGATGTTCGGCCTGCAACGTATCGGCGATCTGGCCTGGGCTGCCGGCGACATGCGCGCCCGCGGCTTCCTGCTGGGCGGTACTGCCGGCCGTACGACATTGAATGGCGAAGGCTTGCAGCATGAAGACGGCCACAGCCATGTACTGGCGTCGACCATCCCTAACTGCGTACCTTACGATCCGACCTTCTCGCACGAAGTCGCGGTCATCATGCACGACGGTCTGCGCCGCATGGTCACCAACCAGGAAGACGTGTTCTACTACCTGACGCTGATGAACGAGAACTACAGCCACCCTGGTCTGAAGGAAGGCCAGGAAGAGGGCATCATCAAGGGTCTGTACCTGTTGCAGGAAAGTGGCAAGAAGAACAAGCTGCGCGTGCAACTGATGGGCTCTGGCACCATTCTGCGCGAAGTCATCGAAGGCGCAGCCCTGCTCGCCAACGACTGGGGTGTGGATGCCGATGTCTGGTCGGCGCCATCGTTCACCCTGCTGGCCCGCGACGGCCAGGACGTGGAGCGCTGGAACATGCTGCACCCGACGGACACTCCACGCGTGGCGCACATCACCCAATGCGTGAAGGATACCCAGGGCCCGATCATCGTCTCGACCGATTACATGCGCACGTTTGCCGAACAGACCCGGGCATTCATTCCGGCCGGCCGCACGTTCAAGGTCTTGGGCACCGATGGTTTCGGTCGTTCGGATACCCGCGCCAAGCTGCGTGAATTCTTCGAAGTCGACCGCCATTATGTTGCCGTTGCGGCATTGAAGGCGTTGGCCGACGAAGGCAAGATCGAAGCCTCGGTTGTCGCCGCCGCAATTACCAAGTATGGTATCAATCCGGACAAGCCGAACCCGGTCACGCAATAA
- the plsY gene encoding glycerol-3-phosphate 1-O-acyltransferase PlsY: MYTLLFVIAAYLLGSISFGIVTSKLFGLGDPRTYGSNNPGATNVLRSGNKSAAALTLLGDGFKGWLAVWLTQKYGPQFGLGDGAVALIAVAVFLGHLWPIFFRFAGGKGVATLLGILIGINPLLGLATIGTWLIVAYAFRYSSLAALIASVFAPFFYTLMEGPDMILLAIVVMSALLIYRHAKNIGNLLAGKESRIGSKKNGGKAA, translated from the coding sequence ATGTACACACTGTTATTCGTGATTGCCGCCTACCTGCTGGGTTCGATTTCGTTCGGCATCGTCACCAGCAAGCTGTTCGGATTGGGAGACCCGCGCACTTATGGCTCCAATAATCCTGGCGCCACCAACGTACTGCGCAGCGGTAATAAATCGGCGGCTGCACTGACCTTGCTGGGCGATGGCTTCAAGGGCTGGCTGGCGGTGTGGCTGACGCAAAAATACGGACCGCAATTCGGCCTTGGCGACGGTGCTGTGGCGCTGATCGCAGTAGCCGTTTTTTTGGGACATCTGTGGCCGATATTTTTTCGTTTCGCCGGCGGCAAAGGCGTGGCGACCTTGCTGGGTATTTTGATAGGCATCAATCCATTGCTGGGCCTGGCCACTATCGGCACTTGGCTGATCGTGGCTTACGCTTTCCGTTATTCCTCGCTGGCGGCGTTGATTGCAAGTGTGTTCGCACCTTTCTTCTACACTTTGATGGAAGGGCCTGACATGATCTTGCTGGCGATTGTAGTGATGAGCGCCTTGCTGATATATCGCCATGCCAAAAACATCGGCAACCTGCTGGCTGGCAAAGAAAGCCGTATCGGTTCCAAGAAAAATGGCGGCAAGGCGGCATAG
- the queG gene encoding tRNA epoxyqueuosine(34) reductase QueG, which produces MQQNSQQNAPDPDLAALATTIKAWGRELGFADIRISDVDLTEQEAGFQAWLALGYHGEMDYMAAHGMKRARPAELVPGTIRAIAVRMDYLPRAFQDAPGEWRPLEQARLDPAAAGMATVSLYARGRDYHKVIRSRLQQLADRIKAEIGEFGYRVFTDSAPVMEVALAQKAGLGWRGKHTLLLNREAGSFFFLGEILTDLPLPVDQATSSHCGQCSACIDVCPTEAIVGPYKLDARRCISYLTIELKGSIPLELRPLIGNRVYGCDDCQLFCPWNKFAQPSALGDFDVRNGLDQATLVELFSWTEEQFNSRMEGSPIRRIGHQRWLRNIAVGLGNTAAAGVSSPDIIAALQSRSDDPSELVREHVAWALQQHGVGPA; this is translated from the coding sequence ATGCAGCAAAATTCGCAACAAAACGCGCCGGATCCCGATCTGGCGGCGCTCGCCACCACTATCAAGGCCTGGGGGCGTGAGCTCGGTTTTGCCGATATCCGTATCAGCGACGTCGACCTGACCGAGCAAGAGGCTGGATTCCAGGCGTGGCTGGCGCTCGGCTATCACGGTGAGATGGATTATATGGCAGCGCACGGAATGAAGCGCGCCCGGCCTGCCGAATTGGTGCCGGGGACGATCCGGGCGATTGCAGTACGGATGGATTATCTGCCGCGCGCCTTCCAGGATGCGCCGGGTGAATGGCGTCCGCTTGAGCAAGCGCGGCTCGATCCTGCGGCTGCGGGCATGGCGACGGTGTCGCTATACGCCCGTGGCCGCGACTATCACAAGGTCATCCGTTCGCGGCTGCAGCAACTGGCGGACCGCATCAAGGCCGAAATCGGCGAATTCGGCTATCGGGTGTTTACCGATTCGGCGCCGGTGATGGAGGTGGCGCTGGCGCAGAAAGCCGGCCTCGGCTGGCGCGGCAAGCATACCTTGCTGCTGAATCGCGAAGCCGGCTCATTCTTCTTTCTCGGCGAAATCCTGACCGACTTGCCGTTGCCGGTCGACCAGGCCACCAGTTCCCATTGCGGGCAATGCAGCGCGTGCATCGATGTCTGCCCGACCGAGGCGATAGTCGGGCCTTACAAGCTTGATGCGCGCCGTTGCATCTCTTATCTGACGATCGAACTCAAAGGCAGCATTCCGCTCGAACTGCGGCCCCTTATCGGCAACCGCGTTTACGGCTGCGACGATTGCCAGCTGTTTTGTCCTTGGAACAAATTTGCGCAGCCATCTGCGCTGGGCGATTTCGATGTGCGTAACGGTCTTGACCAGGCCACGCTGGTGGAGTTGTTCAGTTGGACCGAAGAGCAATTCAACAGCCGCATGGAAGGTAGCCCGATCCGCCGCATCGGCCATCAGCGCTGGTTGCGCAATATAGCGGTTGGTCTCGGCAACACTGCCGCTGCGGGCGTTAGCTCGCCGGACATCATCGCCGCGCTACAGTCGCGCAGCGACGATCCGTCAGAGCTGGTGCGAGAGCACGTGGCTTGGGCCTTGCAGCAGCATGGCGTCGGTCCGGCCTAG
- the ybaK gene encoding Cys-tRNA(Pro) deacylase, producing the protein MTKHISETPATQFLRKHGALFSEHPYPYEEHGGTTVSARALGVDEHHVVKTLVMQDEAAKPLIILMHGDRKVSTKNLARQTGHKSVEPCKPEVANRHSGYLIGGTSPFATRKQLPVYIEESILSLPKIYINGGRRGYLIGVAPHIVVDLLQAKAVQCALEE; encoded by the coding sequence ATGACAAAACATATTTCAGAGACTCCGGCCACGCAATTCCTGCGCAAGCACGGTGCGCTCTTTTCCGAACATCCCTACCCCTATGAGGAACACGGCGGCACCACGGTATCGGCGCGTGCGCTGGGGGTGGATGAGCATCATGTGGTGAAGACGCTGGTCATGCAGGATGAGGCGGCCAAGCCGCTGATCATCCTGATGCACGGCGACCGCAAAGTGTCGACCAAGAATCTGGCGCGGCAAACCGGCCATAAATCTGTCGAGCCGTGCAAACCGGAGGTGGCGAACCGTCATTCCGGCTACCTGATCGGCGGGACTTCGCCTTTTGCCACGCGCAAGCAGTTGCCCGTCTATATAGAAGAGAGCATCCTGAGCTTGCCGAAGATATATATTAACGGTGGCCGGCGTGGTTACCTGATCGGGGTGGCGCCGCACATCGTGGTCGATCTGCTGCAGGCAAAAGCAGTCCAATGTGCGCTGGAAGAATAA
- the tsaE gene encoding tRNA (adenosine(37)-N6)-threonylcarbamoyltransferase complex ATPase subunit type 1 TsaE, producing MSHFTTHLHDEAGTNALGAALARALLPGMAIHLHGDLGAGKTALTRALLHAAGYQGHVKSPTYTLVEPYSIQIDKHSVEVMHFDLYRMASPDEFLEAGFREYFNQSTICIVEWPEKAAAALPPPDINVLLSVSSVSDKGRDVELQALSDKGSQCLARLKFAPNL from the coding sequence ATGTCGCATTTTACAACCCACCTGCATGATGAAGCCGGCACCAATGCATTGGGTGCTGCCTTGGCCCGCGCCTTGCTGCCCGGCATGGCGATCCATTTACATGGTGATCTCGGCGCCGGCAAGACCGCGCTGACGCGGGCTTTGTTGCATGCCGCCGGTTACCAGGGCCATGTAAAAAGCCCGACTTACACCTTGGTGGAACCTTATTCCATCCAGATAGACAAACACAGCGTCGAAGTAATGCACTTCGACCTGTATCGGATGGCCAGTCCGGATGAATTCCTGGAAGCCGGTTTTCGCGAATATTTCAACCAAAGCACCATCTGTATCGTCGAATGGCCGGAAAAAGCCGCCGCAGCGTTGCCGCCACCCGACATCAACGTATTACTCAGCGTTTCCAGTGTTTCCGACAAGGGACGTGATGTAGAATTGCAGGCGTTATCTGATAAGGGTAGTCAATGTCTCGCTCGACTGAAATTTGCTCCAAACCTCTAA
- a CDS encoding excinuclease ATPase subunit, producing MKNLMLMMAVAAGILLSAVPAQAADRVVMLPLAAAMADNDAQSRLGDSVHFYFGNQPTPAVQEKLGSNKTSQKTNAFGKSDEKACNWAFLSAMLSLQKHAQSLGANAVTNIVSNYNNVEHASATEFECHAGAIMAGVALKGDFVKVAK from the coding sequence ATGAAAAATCTGATGCTGATGATGGCCGTCGCTGCAGGAATCCTGCTGAGCGCCGTGCCTGCACAAGCCGCCGACAGAGTCGTGATGTTGCCGTTGGCTGCAGCGATGGCAGATAATGATGCGCAAAGCCGCCTGGGCGATAGCGTGCATTTTTATTTCGGCAATCAGCCAACACCGGCAGTGCAGGAAAAACTGGGTAGCAACAAAACCAGCCAGAAGACCAATGCCTTTGGCAAGTCTGACGAAAAAGCCTGTAACTGGGCGTTCCTGTCTGCAATGCTGAGTTTGCAAAAGCATGCACAGAGCCTGGGCGCTAACGCGGTCACCAATATTGTGAGCAACTACAATAATGTCGAGCATGCAAGCGCAACGGAATTCGAATGCCATGCGGGAGCCATTATGGCTGGCGTCGCCTTGAAGGGCGATTTTGTCAAAGTTGCCAAGTAA